In Crocosphaera sp. UHCC 0190, a genomic segment contains:
- a CDS encoding putative toxin-antitoxin system toxin component, PIN family: MLCYHLILQIFLEEVIEAVEKITITEFITDCRDAKDNIYLDVAINGLADLLITGDKDLLILHPYRKKLPILTPSNFVKYEL; the protein is encoded by the coding sequence GTGCTGTGTTATCACCTAATTCTACAAATTTTTCTGGAGGAAGTAATAGAAGCAGTAGAAAAAATTACAATTACAGAGTTTATAACTGACTGTCGAGATGCTAAAGATAATATCTATCTTGATGTCGCAATTAATGGTTTAGCTGATCTCTTAATTACAGGAGATAAAGATTTATTGATTCTTCATCCTTATCGTAAAAAACTACCGATTCTTACCCCATCAAATTTTGTGAAATACGAGTTATAA
- a CDS encoding type II toxin-antitoxin system prevent-host-death family antitoxin, with the protein MGQFSLSEVQKDFANIIDKAQKESIIVKKNDDNYVAIISMKDYEDLVKLKNSRLIKLAQDMGKEAQENGLTPEILQDILNNDT; encoded by the coding sequence ATGGGTCAATTTTCACTCTCAGAAGTACAAAAGGATTTTGCTAACATCATAGATAAAGCACAAAAAGAGTCTATTATTGTTAAAAAAAATGATGATAATTATGTTGCTATTATCTCTATGAAAGATTACGAAGATTTAGTTAAACTAAAAAATAGTCGCTTAATAAAACTCGCTCAAGATATGGGCAAAGAAGCACAAGAAAATGGACTAACTCCAGAGATTTTACAGGATATTCTTAATAATGACACTTAA